One segment of Sylvia atricapilla isolate bSylAtr1 chromosome 8, bSylAtr1.pri, whole genome shotgun sequence DNA contains the following:
- the LOC136364514 gene encoding LOW QUALITY PROTEIN: homeobox protein vent1-like (The sequence of the model RefSeq protein was modified relative to this genomic sequence to represent the inferred CDS: inserted 1 base in 1 codon), with protein MCVRTYKRPXPGTERPYKSGPRPWLAQDLSAMDQAQIPSAETKPHGVRPHICCAPPPRAPTSRGSPTLLVRAKPRRGSPRPGQPADSEPCAAERSPDHPRDITDPCPSEPAPDGGWLSADESSGYESESAERAGAGGSRGRQRRARTAFTSEQVSRLEKTFQRQKYLGATERRKLAAALQLSEIQIKTWFQNRRMKLKRQIQDQRHSLVSPVPVHSYTPGTSPALFQDGLHYPFAAQPQRLLPFTPMPAVQFSFSFPRYDASQSTYHFMANELPYYHQHLLPHPSFHPVIQHKMDRQCHPVYAL; from the exons ATGTGTGTTCGCACTTACAAACGAC CTCCCGGGACGGAGCGCCCATATAAGAGCGGGCCGCGGCCGTGGCTCGCCCAGGACCTCTCCGCCATGGACCAGGCCCAGATCCCTTCTGCGGAGACCAAGCCCCACGGGGTCAGGCCCCACATCTGCTGTGCGCCCCCTCCCCGCGCCCCCACCTCGCGGGGCAGTCCCACCCTCCTGGTCAGAGCCAAGCCCCGCCGGGGCAGCCCCCGGCCGGGCCAGCCCGCGGACAGCGAGCCCTGCGCGGCGGAGCGGAGCCCAGACCATCCCCGGGACATCACCGACCCCTGCCCGTCGGAGCCAG CCCCCGACGGCGGCTGGCTCAGCGCCGACGAGTCCTCGGGCTACGAGAGCGAGAGCGCGGAGCGCgccggggcgggcggcagccgcgggcggcagcggcgggcgCGCACCGCCTTCACCTCGGAGCAGGTGTCCCGCCTGGAGAAGACCTTCCAGCGCCAGAAGTACCTGGGCGCCACGGAACGGAGGAAGCTGGCGGCCGCCTTGCAGCTCTCGGAGATCCAG ATTAAGACCTGGTTTCAGAACCGGAGGATGAAACTGAAGAGACAGATACAAGACCAACGGCACAGCCTGGTGTCCCCTGTTCCAGTCCACAGCTACACCCCGGGGACCTCACCAGCTCTGTTTCAGGACGGTCTCCACTACCCCTttgctgcccagccccagagaCTCCTGCCTTTTACCCCGATGCCTGCTGTGCAGTTCAGCTTCTCCTTTCCCAGATATGATGCATCACAAAGCACCTACCACTTTATGGCAAATGAACTGCCCTACTACCATCAAcatcttcttcctcatccttcTTTCCATCCAGTTATTCAGCACAAAATGGACAGGCAATGCCACCCTGTATATGCATTATAG
- the LOC136364513 gene encoding homeobox protein vent1-like produces the protein MTKAPFSVEWLSQSSQALKSPTEGSPHRASPAGHGSGSGCSLGQSERSQEQPEVGPRDGRGGRSRERVAATPAAGAGGRPSGAGQPVAEEGPECPGPEEPCRRRLRTAFSAEQISTLESSFQRQQYLGAAERRQLAGRMRLSEVQIKTWFQNRRMKLKRQLQELRTEPFCSPALPYGPQGPVVPLPLTYVARPPPLPRQGAASEGFALAALPAPALDLSSACRAQPVGFWAAPCFVGYRDPRAFLLGV, from the exons ATGACTAAGGCCCCTTTCTCCGTGGAATGGTTGTCCCAGAGCAGCCAAGCTCTCAAGAGCCCCACCGAGGGCTCTCCACACCGAGCATCGCCCGCAGGCCACGGCTCTGGCTCCGGCTGCAGCCTCGGCCAGAGCGAGCggagccaggagcagcctgaaGTGGGTCCGCGGGACGGGAGAGgcggcaggagcagggagcgAGTGGCGGCCACTCCCGCCGCAG gagcgGGCGGGAGGCCATCGGGAGCGGGGCAGCCCGTGGCGGAGGAGGGTCCCGAGTGCCCGGGCCCCGAGGAGCCGTGCAGGCGGCGGCTGCGCACGGCGTTCAGCGCGGAGCAGATCAGCACCCTGGAGAGCTCGTTCCAGCGGCAGCAGTACCTGGGCGCGGCCGAGCGCCGGCAGCTGGCGGGCAGGATGCGCCTCTCCGAGGTGCAG ATCAAGACCTGGTTTCAGAACCGCCGGATGAAACTcaagaggcagctgcaggagctgaggacgGAGCCTTTCTGCAGCCCCGCTCTCCCTTACGGACCTCAGGGCCCCGTGGTGCCCTTGCCGCTCACATACGTGGCCCGGCCGCCGCCTCTGCCCCGGCAAGGGGCTGCCTCTGAGGGCTTCGCTTTGGCGGCCCTGCCGGCACCGGCCCTGGACCTCAGCAGcgcctgcagagcacagccgGTTGGCTTTTGGGCAGCACCCTGCTTTGTAGGATACCGGGACCCCAGAGCTTTCCTTCTGGGTGTCTGA